One genomic region from Haloarcula taiwanensis encodes:
- a CDS encoding epimerase, giving the protein MDSVLVIGGGRFIGRHTVTEFRNAGYDVTMLTRGQHPNPFADTDVAHIEGDRNDRERLETARERVDPDAVVDCVAYFPRDVREATDVFADAEAYVYVSSGAAYGVERTPKREGETPLAGCTDAQATTDSRETYGPRKAEGDREVFAAAADGVRAMSVRPTVVYGPHDYTERFAYWVDRVAEYDRIVVPSDGLSLWQMAYVEDVASALRLVAERGTAGEAYNVGDEHAPTLREWVDLLAGVHETDVETIGVGERELATAGLEPDDFPMYRDSPHLLSTAKLRDIGWSSTPHETALAVTVAEHRENDRTGREFGPDRDTETALIDRLTE; this is encoded by the coding sequence ATGGACAGTGTCCTCGTCATCGGCGGTGGGCGGTTCATCGGCCGGCACACAGTCACAGAGTTCCGAAACGCAGGCTACGACGTGACGATGCTCACCCGCGGCCAGCACCCGAACCCGTTCGCTGACACCGACGTCGCCCACATCGAGGGCGATCGAAACGACCGGGAGAGACTTGAAACCGCACGCGAGCGGGTCGACCCGGACGCTGTCGTCGACTGCGTCGCGTACTTCCCGCGCGACGTGCGAGAAGCGACCGACGTGTTCGCCGACGCCGAGGCGTACGTCTACGTCTCCAGCGGCGCGGCCTACGGCGTCGAGCGGACGCCCAAGCGGGAGGGCGAGACGCCGCTCGCGGGCTGTACCGACGCGCAGGCGACGACCGACAGCCGCGAGACTTACGGCCCGCGGAAAGCCGAGGGTGACCGCGAGGTATTCGCCGCCGCGGCCGACGGCGTGCGGGCGATGAGCGTCCGGCCGACCGTGGTGTACGGCCCCCACGACTACACCGAACGGTTCGCCTACTGGGTGGACCGCGTGGCCGAGTACGACCGAATCGTCGTCCCGAGCGACGGGCTCAGTCTCTGGCAGATGGCCTACGTCGAGGACGTGGCAAGTGCGCTCCGCCTCGTCGCGGAACGAGGGACGGCCGGCGAGGCGTACAACGTCGGCGACGAGCACGCGCCGACGCTCCGTGAGTGGGTCGACCTGCTCGCCGGCGTACACGAGACGGACGTTGAGACAATCGGCGTCGGCGAGCGTGAACTCGCGACCGCGGGGCTGGAGCCAGACGACTTCCCTATGTACCGCGATTCGCCGCATCTGCTATCGACGGCCAAGCTCCGCGACATAGGCTGGTCGTCGACGCCGCATGAGACGGCACTGGCCGTGACCGTCGCTGAACATCGGGAGAACGACCGAACCGGCCGCGAGTTCGGCCCTGACCGGGACACGGAGACTGCGCTCATCGACCGTCTGACCGAGTGA